From Campylobacter upsaliensis, the proteins below share one genomic window:
- a CDS encoding amino acid ABC transporter ATP-binding protein — protein sequence MRVLKIENLVKFYGTHKALNNINLEVNQKEVVVILGPSGCGKSTLLRCINGLEEIASGAIYIDGEKITKDYKHWTKMRQKVGMVFQSYELFEHLSVKENILLGPLKVQKRAKDEVLNEAKIWLEKVGLLHKLEAYPRELSGGQKQRIAIVRSLCMNPMLMLFDEVTAALDPEIVREVLEVMLNLAKEGMTMLIVTHEMGFAKAVADKIVFMDNGEIVEISKPEEFFQSPKTQRAKKFLNLFDFHQ from the coding sequence ATGCGTGTATTAAAAATAGAAAATTTAGTGAAATTTTACGGCACACACAAAGCTTTAAACAATATCAATTTAGAGGTGAATCAAAAGGAAGTCGTGGTGATTTTAGGACCTAGTGGCTGTGGGAAATCGACCCTACTTCGTTGCATTAATGGACTTGAGGAGATTGCCTCTGGGGCGATTTATATCGATGGAGAGAAAATTACTAAAGACTATAAGCACTGGACTAAAATGAGGCAAAAAGTGGGTATGGTGTTTCAATCTTACGAGCTTTTTGAACATTTAAGCGTTAAGGAAAATATTTTACTTGGACCCTTAAAGGTGCAAAAAAGAGCTAAAGATGAGGTTTTAAACGAGGCTAAAATTTGGCTTGAAAAAGTGGGACTTTTACACAAACTTGAGGCGTATCCAAGGGAGCTTAGTGGGGGACAAAAGCAACGCATAGCCATCGTTAGAAGCCTTTGTATGAATCCTATGCTAATGCTTTTTGATGAGGTTACCGCTGCGCTTGACCCTGAAATCGTTAGAGAGGTTTTGGAGGTGATGTTAAATTTGGCTAAAGAGGGTATGACTATGCTTATTGTTACGCACGAAATGGGCTTTGCTAAGGCTGTGGCAGATAAAATCGTCTTTATGGATAATGGCGAGATAGTCGAAATTTCTAAGCCCGAAGAATTTTTTCAAAGCCCAAAAACCCAGAGAGCGAAGAAATTTTTAAATCTTTTTGATTTTCATCAATGA
- a CDS encoding glycosyltransferase family 25 protein, with product MKIFIINLKRSLERKKLMQKQIERFFENYPNLKDEISFEFFEAIDAKIKENMEKFASYFPKFRSLAFCGRGGGCGILDTELACFASHLSLWQKCVELNEAVLILEDDFYFEGGGGGTSPNFLTF from the coding sequence ATGAAAATTTTTATTATCAATTTAAAAAGAAGCTTGGAGCGTAAAAAGCTTATGCAAAAACAAATAGAAAGATTTTTTGAAAATTATCCAAATTTAAAAGATGAGATAAGCTTTGAATTTTTTGAAGCCATAGATGCGAAAATAAAAGAAAATATGGAAAAATTTGCCTCTTATTTTCCTAAATTTCGTTCTCTTGCTTTTTGTGGTAGAGGAGGGGGTTGTGGCATTTTAGATACTGAACTTGCTTGCTTTGCAAGTCATCTTAGCCTATGGCAAAAATGTGTAGAGCTTAATGAGGCGGTCTTGATTTTAGAAGATGATTTTTATTTTGAAGGGGGGGGAGGGGGGACTTCGCCGAATTTCTTAACTTTTTAA
- the folD gene encoding bifunctional methylenetetrahydrofolate dehydrogenase/methenyltetrahydrofolate cyclohydrolase FolD translates to MILLDGKALSLKIKDELKNMSLTLKTKGVEPCLAVILVGNDAASQSYVNAKAKACEVCEIKSLVYKLDFNTTQNELLALINTLNYDDSVHGILVQLPLPPHINKNVILESILSSKDVDGFHPINVGYLNLGIESGFLPCTPLGVMKLLKAYEIDLEGLDTVVIGASNIVGRPMATMLLNAGASVSICHIKTKDLSFYTQKADLIIVAAGCVNLLKEDMVKEGVIVVDVGINRIDNHLVGDVDFDKVSKKASFISPVPGGVGPMTIAMLLENTIKSAKNRLLNPQI, encoded by the coding sequence ATGATTTTGCTTGATGGCAAGGCTTTAAGTCTTAAAATAAAAGACGAGCTTAAAAATATGAGTTTGACACTGAAAACTAAGGGCGTTGAGCCTTGCTTGGCAGTTATTTTGGTCGGCAATGATGCGGCAAGTCAAAGCTATGTCAATGCTAAAGCAAAAGCGTGCGAAGTGTGTGAGATTAAATCTTTAGTTTATAAATTAGATTTTAACACTACGCAAAATGAACTTTTAGCCCTCATTAACACTCTCAATTACGATGATAGTGTGCATGGTATTTTAGTCCAGCTCCCTCTACCACCGCACATTAATAAAAATGTCATTTTAGAAAGCATATTAAGCTCTAAAGATGTCGATGGCTTTCATCCTATCAATGTAGGCTATTTAAATTTAGGTATCGAAAGCGGCTTTTTACCCTGCACACCTTTAGGAGTGATGAAGCTTTTAAAAGCCTACGAAATAGATCTTGAAGGTTTAGATACCGTTGTTATCGGCGCTTCAAACATAGTCGGTCGCCCTATGGCAACAATGCTTTTAAACGCTGGAGCGAGTGTAAGCATTTGCCATATTAAAACAAAGGATTTAAGTTTTTATACGCAAAAAGCGGACTTAATCATAGTCGCCGCGGGCTGCGTGAATTTACTCAAAGAAGATATGGTGAAAGAGGGAGTTATAGTTGTTGATGTGGGGATTAACCGCATTGACAATCACTTAGTGGGCGATGTCGATTTTGACAAAGTCTCCAAAAAAGCAAGTTTCATAAGTCCCGTTCCTGGCGGTGTAGGACCTATGACAATCGCGATGCTACTTGAAAATACTATTAAATCCGCCAAAAATAGACTTTTAAATCCTCAAATTTAA
- the secE gene encoding preprotein translocase subunit SecE, producing the protein MEKLVTYFKLSKAELRKVIFPLKEQVRNAYITVFIVVTVVSLFLALVDWIMSSIVSSIV; encoded by the coding sequence ATGGAAAAATTAGTAACTTATTTTAAATTATCAAAAGCTGAACTAAGGAAAGTGATTTTTCCTTTAAAAGAGCAAGTGAGAAATGCTTACATTACGGTATTTATCGTGGTAACTGTGGTTTCTTTGTTCTTGGCATTAGTGGATTGGATTATGTCCTCTATTGTTTCTTCCATAGTGTGA
- the rplA gene encoding 50S ribosomal protein L1, protein MAKITKRLQELTKKIDSEKNYVLNEAVDVVKTLASAKFDETVEIALKLNVDPRHADQMVRGSVVLPAGTGKKVRVAVIAKDAKADEAQAAGADIVGSDDLVEEIQKGNMNFDVLIATPNLMGLVGKVGRILGPKGLMPNPKTGTVTMDVAQAVHNAKSGQVNFRVDKQGNIHAGLGKVSFTKEKLLENISTFVKAINKHKPAAAKGRYIKNAALSLTMSPSVKLEVQELLDMK, encoded by the coding sequence ATGGCAAAAATTACAAAAAGATTACAAGAATTAACAAAAAAGATTGATTCTGAAAAAAATTATGTTTTAAATGAAGCTGTTGATGTGGTGAAAACTCTTGCTTCGGCTAAATTTGATGAAACGGTTGAAATTGCTTTAAAGCTTAATGTTGATCCAAGACACGCCGATCAAATGGTGCGCGGTTCTGTTGTTTTACCTGCTGGGACAGGTAAAAAAGTGCGTGTGGCTGTCATTGCAAAAGACGCTAAAGCCGATGAAGCACAAGCAGCTGGAGCGGATATAGTAGGAAGTGATGATTTGGTCGAGGAAATTCAAAAAGGCAATATGAATTTTGATGTTTTAATTGCTACACCAAATTTAATGGGTCTTGTTGGTAAAGTTGGTAGAATTTTAGGACCTAAGGGCTTAATGCCAAATCCTAAAACAGGCACAGTAACTATGGATGTCGCACAAGCTGTGCATAATGCAAAAAGCGGACAAGTTAATTTCCGTGTTGATAAGCAAGGAAATATCCACGCAGGACTTGGAAAAGTTAGCTTTACAAAAGAGAAGCTTTTGGAAAATATCAGCACTTTTGTTAAGGCGATTAATAAGCATAAACCAGCTGCTGCAAAGGGAAGATATATTAAAAATGCGGCACTTTCTTTAACGATGAGTCCATCTGTAAAGCTTGAAGTTCAAGAGCTTTTAGATATGAAATAA
- the rplL gene encoding 50S ribosomal protein L7/L12, whose product MAISKEDVLEYISNLSVLELSELVKEFEEKFGVSAAPVMVAGGAAAGGGAAAAEEKTEFDIVLTDSGAKKIEVIKIVRALTGLGLKEAKDAVEQTPSTLKEGVAKADAEEAKKQLEEAGAKVELK is encoded by the coding sequence ATGGCAATTTCTAAAGAAGATGTATTAGAGTATATTTCAAATTTAAGTGTTCTTGAATTATCAGAACTTGTAAAAGAATTTGAAGAAAAATTTGGCGTTTCTGCTGCTCCTGTTATGGTAGCTGGCGGTGCTGCTGCTGGTGGCGGTGCTGCTGCAGCTGAGGAAAAGACTGAATTTGACATCGTTTTAACTGATAGCGGTGCGAAGAAAATCGAAGTTATTAAAATCGTTCGTGCTCTTACAGGTCTTGGTCTTAAGGAGGCTAAAGATGCAGTAGAGCAAACTCCTTCAACCTTAAAAGAAGGTGTTGCTAAAGCAGATGCCGAAGAAGCTAAAAAACAACTCGAAGAAGCTGGTGCTAAAGTTGAGTTAAAATAA
- the rplK gene encoding 50S ribosomal protein L11 yields MAKKVVGEIKLQIAATKANPSPPVGPALGQQGVNIMEFCKAFNERTKDMAGFNIPVVITVYADKSFTFITKQPPATDLIKKAAGISKGADNPLKNKVGKLTRAQVLEIVDKKLADLNTKDRDQAAKIIAGSARSMGVEIVD; encoded by the coding sequence ATGGCTAAAAAAGTCGTAGGCGAAATTAAATTACAAATCGCTGCTACAAAAGCGAATCCATCACCTCCTGTTGGTCCAGCTTTAGGTCAGCAAGGTGTTAATATTATGGAATTTTGTAAGGCTTTTAATGAAAGAACGAAAGATATGGCAGGTTTTAATATCCCTGTTGTTATCACAGTTTATGCAGATAAAAGTTTTACTTTTATTACTAAACAGCCTCCTGCTACGGATTTAATTAAAAAAGCAGCAGGGATTAGTAAAGGTGCGGACAATCCTCTTAAAAATAAGGTTGGTAAGCTAACTCGTGCGCAAGTTTTGGAAATTGTTGATAAGAAACTTGCAGATTTAAACACTAAAGATAGGGACCAAGCGGCAAAAATTATAGCAGGTTCGGCTCGTTCTATGGGTGTTGAAATCGTAGATTGA
- the tuf gene encoding elongation factor Tu gives MAKEKFSRNKPHVNIGTIGHVDHGKTTLTAAISAVLSRRGLAELKDYDNIDNAPEEKERGITIATSHIEYETENRHYAHVDCPGHADYVKNMITGAAQMDGAILVVSAADGPMPQTREHILLSRQVGVPYIVVFMNKADMVDDAELLELVEMEIRELLSSYDFPGDDTPIISGSALQALEEAKAGQDGEWSAKILELMKAVDEYIPTPVRDTEKDFLMPIEDVFSISGRGTVVTGRIEKGVVKVGDTIEIVGIKDTQTTTVTGVEMFRKEMDQGEAGDNVGVLLRGTKKEDVLRGMVLAKPKSITPHTDFEAEVYILNKDEGGRHTPFFNNYRPQFYVRTTDVTGSIKLADGVEMVMPGENVRITVSLIAPVALEEGTRFAIREGGKTVGSGVVSKIIK, from the coding sequence ATGGCTAAAGAAAAATTTTCTCGTAACAAGCCACATGTAAATATTGGTACTATTGGTCACGTAGATCACGGTAAAACTACTCTAACAGCGGCTATTTCTGCTGTTTTGTCAAGAAGAGGTTTGGCTGAGCTTAAAGATTATGATAATATCGACAATGCTCCAGAAGAAAAAGAACGCGGTATTACCATTGCAACTTCTCATATTGAGTATGAGACAGAAAATCGTCACTATGCTCATGTGGATTGTCCGGGACACGCCGACTATGTTAAAAATATGATTACAGGTGCGGCACAAATGGACGGAGCGATTTTGGTTGTTTCTGCTGCTGATGGTCCTATGCCACAAACTAGAGAGCACATTTTGCTTTCTCGTCAAGTGGGTGTTCCTTATATCGTAGTTTTTATGAATAAGGCTGATATGGTTGATGATGCAGAGCTTTTAGAATTGGTTGAAATGGAAATTAGAGAACTTTTAAGCTCTTATGATTTCCCAGGTGATGACACTCCTATCATTTCCGGTTCTGCTCTTCAAGCCTTAGAAGAGGCTAAGGCGGGACAAGATGGCGAGTGGTCAGCTAAGATTTTAGAGCTTATGAAGGCAGTTGATGAGTATATCCCAACTCCTGTTAGAGATACTGAAAAAGACTTCTTGATGCCTATCGAAGATGTTTTTTCAATTTCTGGTCGTGGAACTGTTGTAACAGGTAGAATTGAAAAAGGTGTGGTTAAAGTCGGCGATACTATTGAGATAGTGGGTATCAAAGATACTCAAACTACAACAGTTACAGGCGTTGAGATGTTTAGAAAAGAAATGGATCAAGGTGAGGCTGGCGATAATGTCGGTGTGCTTTTAAGAGGAACAAAAAAAGAAGATGTTCTTCGTGGTATGGTTCTTGCAAAGCCTAAATCTATCACTCCTCATACTGATTTTGAAGCAGAAGTTTATATTCTAAATAAAGATGAGGGCGGTCGTCATACTCCATTTTTTAACAACTATCGTCCGCAGTTTTATGTAAGAACGACTGATGTAACTGGTTCTATTAAATTAGCTGATGGTGTTGAGATGGTTATGCCGGGTGAAAATGTAAGAATTACGGTTAGCCTTATCGCTCCAGTTGCACTTGAGGAAGGAACTCGTTTTGCTATCCGTGAAGGTGGTAAGACTGTTGGTTCTGGTGTTGTTTCTAAAATTATCAAGTAA
- a CDS encoding amino acid ABC transporter permease encodes MLEILNINSLTRLGEGLFITLEISFVSIVITSFGGLLLGILMSLKNSYIYVICRFGLEFVRVMPLLVWLFIVYFGFSRWLGLDLSSVAASIIVFSIWGSFEMMDLVRSSLQSIPKHQYESAAALGLTPLQAYIYIIIPQALRRLTPLSMNLLTRMIKSTTFAYLIGAVELVKVGQQIIEFHNQNDFAPFVIYGLIFMLYFVICYPVSLYARTLEKKWG; translated from the coding sequence ATGCTTGAAATTTTAAATATAAATAGCCTTACTAGACTTGGTGAGGGGCTTTTCATCACGCTTGAAATTTCTTTTGTGAGCATTGTTATCACTTCTTTTGGTGGGCTTTTGCTTGGGATTTTGATGAGTCTTAAGAATTCTTATATTTATGTAATTTGTCGTTTTGGCTTGGAATTTGTGCGTGTGATGCCGCTTTTAGTGTGGCTTTTTATTGTATATTTTGGCTTTTCAAGGTGGCTTGGACTTGATTTAAGTAGCGTAGCAGCGTCTATTATTGTTTTTAGTATTTGGGGGAGTTTTGAAATGATGGATTTAGTGAGAAGTTCCCTACAAAGCATACCCAAACATCAATACGAATCCGCCGCCGCACTGGGTTTAACCCCTTTACAAGCCTATATTTACATTATTATTCCTCAAGCCTTAAGAAGACTCACTCCTCTTAGTATGAATTTACTCACGCGTATGATAAAAAGCACGACTTTTGCCTATTTAATCGGTGCGGTGGAGCTTGTAAAAGTAGGGCAGCAAATCATAGAATTTCATAATCAAAATGATTTTGCGCCCTTTGTGATTTATGGATTAATTTTTATGCTTTATTTTGTGATTTGTTATCCTGTGTCCTTGTATGCTAGGACTTTAGAAAAAAAGTGGGGTTAA
- the nusG gene encoding transcription termination/antitermination protein NusG produces MSEHKWYAIQTYAGSEMAVKRAIENLVKDNKIEERLKEIVVPTEDVIEFKNGKEKISERSLYSGYVFANLNLDTELWHRIQSLPKVGRFIGESKNPTPLSEKDINLILEKAYNKAAPKPKISFEEGENVRIIEGPFANFTGIVEEYDMVRGLLKLNVSIFGRSTPVEILYSQVEKVI; encoded by the coding sequence ATGAGCGAACATAAATGGTATGCGATTCAAACTTATGCTGGTAGTGAAATGGCTGTGAAGAGGGCTATTGAGAATTTAGTTAAAGATAATAAAATTGAAGAGCGATTAAAAGAAATTGTCGTTCCAACCGAAGATGTGATTGAATTTAAAAATGGTAAAGAAAAGATTAGTGAAAGAAGTTTATATTCTGGATATGTTTTTGCAAACCTTAATTTAGACACAGAGCTTTGGCATCGTATTCAGTCTTTACCAAAGGTAGGGCGTTTTATAGGTGAGTCTAAAAACCCTACACCTTTAAGCGAAAAAGACATTAATTTAATCTTAGAAAAAGCTTATAATAAAGCTGCTCCTAAGCCTAAAATTTCTTTTGAAGAGGGCGAAAATGTAAGAATTATAGAGGGTCCTTTTGCAAATTTTACGGGCATAGTGGAAGAATATGATATGGTTCGTGGTTTATTAAAGCTTAATGTTTCTATTTTTGGGCGTTCAACACCAGTAGAAATTTTATATTCTCAAGTTGAGAAAGTTATTTAA
- the rpmG gene encoding 50S ribosomal protein L33 gives MRVKVGLKCEECGDINYSTYKNSKNTTEKLELKKYCPRLKKHTLHKEVKLKS, from the coding sequence ATGAGAGTTAAAGTTGGTTTAAAGTGTGAAGAATGCGGCGATATTAATTATAGCACTTATAAAAATAGCAAAAATACTACGGAAAAATTAGAGCTTAAAAAGTATTGCCCGAGGTTAAAAAAACACACGCTTCATAAAGAAGTCAAGCTAAAAAGTTAA
- a CDS encoding amino acid ABC transporter permease, which produces MDFHFILTHIPAFVEAAWLTLKLSFWGVVFSLIIGFFCVLMHFFKLKFMRNLCQIYIEFSRNTPLLIQLFFLYYALPKLGFHLETIFPLNLLCLSVDESLRPAFACAIVGLSFLGGAYMAEALRAGFESVKKQQFEAGLSLGFSAFGNLRYVILPQALAVAMSGISANIIFLIKETSVVSIIALPDLVTLMKSLNSLTYKTDELLFMLFMGYLCLILPLSLMLSFVEKRLRYA; this is translated from the coding sequence ATGGATTTTCACTTTATACTGACGCATATTCCTGCTTTTGTCGAGGCGGCTTGGCTGACCTTAAAACTTAGTTTTTGGGGTGTCGTATTTTCTTTAATTATAGGCTTTTTTTGCGTTTTAATGCACTTTTTTAAGCTCAAGTTTATGAGAAATTTATGCCAAATTTACATAGAATTTTCGCGCAATACCCCTCTTTTAATCCAGCTTTTCTTTTTGTATTATGCCTTACCAAAATTAGGATTTCATCTTGAAACTATCTTTCCTTTAAATTTATTGTGTCTTAGTGTAGATGAGAGCTTAAGACCTGCCTTTGCTTGTGCGATTGTGGGGCTTAGTTTTTTGGGTGGGGCTTATATGGCAGAAGCCTTAAGGGCAGGTTTTGAATCTGTTAAAAAACAACAATTTGAAGCAGGACTTAGCCTTGGTTTTAGTGCTTTTGGAAATTTGCGTTATGTGATTTTGCCTCAAGCTTTGGCGGTAGCGATGAGTGGAATCAGCGCTAATATCATCTTTCTAATTAAAGAAACTTCGGTCGTTAGCATTATTGCTTTACCCGATTTGGTAACTTTGATGAAAAGCTTAAATTCACTAACTTATAAGACAGACGAGCTTTTATTTATGCTATTTATGGGTTATTTGTGTCTTATTTTACCACTTTCTTTAATGCTTTCTTTTGTGGAAAAAAGGCTAAGATATGCTTGA
- the rplJ gene encoding 50S ribosomal protein L10 encodes MTRSEKVEVIAKLEESFKASEAIVVCNYKGLSTKKLEELRNNARENGVEVKIIKNTLANIALNNSGKTGLVLKDTNIYLWGEDQLSVTKVAAKFEENNDLFQIKTAFIDGEVADIAKVKALAKMPSRNELLAMLLQVWNAPITNFTIGLNALKNKKETEN; translated from the coding sequence GTGACTAGAAGTGAAAAAGTGGAAGTTATCGCTAAGCTTGAGGAGAGTTTTAAGGCTAGTGAGGCTATTGTGGTGTGTAATTACAAGGGTCTTAGCACAAAAAAGCTTGAAGAGCTTAGAAATAACGCAAGAGAAAATGGTGTTGAAGTAAAGATTATTAAAAACACTTTGGCTAACATTGCTCTTAATAATTCCGGTAAAACAGGTTTAGTTCTTAAAGATACAAATATTTATCTTTGGGGCGAAGATCAACTAAGTGTTACTAAAGTCGCGGCGAAATTTGAAGAAAATAACGATTTATTTCAAATTAAAACCGCCTTTATTGATGGTGAAGTTGCGGATATTGCTAAGGTTAAAGCCTTGGCTAAAATGCCTTCACGCAATGAGTTGCTTGCTATGCTTTTGCAAGTTTGGAACGCACCGATTACAAATTTTACTATCGGTTTAAATGCGCTTAAAAATAAAAAAGAAACAGAAAATTAA
- the lepB gene encoding signal peptidase I, whose product MNFLKKFYTFFNSWTGTIIFVLLVIFFFVQAFIIPSGSMKNSLLVGEMLFVKKFSYGIPTPHIPWLEIPILPDFDDDGHLISGDGPKRGDIVVFRYPHDEKIHFVKRCVAKGNDRVIYANKTLYVSMSEGENFMRENYPKDDLIKLGGRLFVKEPYKQKGIHYEEQVNMDDLIEKYALLGQFAMTKINLKELGNAYVFDVPENEYFMMGDNRDFSSDSRFWGSVPYKLIVGQPWFVYMSFDKNYNIRWERIGRFVDSLENEEKFIKDDDSGDTLS is encoded by the coding sequence ATGAATTTTCTTAAAAAATTTTATACTTTTTTTAATTCTTGGACTGGGACGATTATTTTTGTATTGCTTGTGATTTTTTTCTTTGTACAAGCCTTTATTATCCCTAGTGGTTCGATGAAAAATAGCCTTTTAGTTGGAGAAATGCTTTTTGTGAAAAAATTTAGCTACGGAATTCCTACTCCGCATATTCCTTGGCTTGAAATTCCTATTTTACCAGATTTTGATGATGATGGACATTTGATTAGCGGAGATGGTCCTAAAAGAGGAGATATAGTCGTTTTTAGATACCCTCACGATGAAAAAATTCATTTTGTTAAACGCTGCGTAGCTAAGGGTAATGATAGGGTTATTTATGCAAATAAAACGCTTTATGTGAGTATGAGTGAGGGAGAGAATTTTATGCGAGAAAATTATCCCAAAGATGACCTTATAAAACTTGGCGGACGACTTTTTGTCAAAGAGCCTTATAAACAAAAGGGAATTCACTATGAAGAGCAAGTTAATATGGATGATCTTATAGAAAAATATGCTCTCTTAGGGCAGTTTGCTATGACGAAAATTAATCTTAAAGAACTTGGGAATGCTTATGTTTTCGATGTGCCAGAAAATGAATATTTTATGATGGGAGATAATAGGGACTTTTCTTCGGATAGTCGTTTTTGGGGTTCTGTGCCTTATAAACTCATCGTAGGACAGCCTTGGTTTGTGTATATGTCCTTTGACAAAAACTATAATATACGCTGGGAAAGGATAGGTCGCTTCGTAGATAGCCTAGAAAATGAAGAAAAATTCATCAAAGATGATGATAGTGGGGATACTTTAAGCTAG